CTGACGACACTCTCCAGCACGCTCACGCCGGAGAACGTGGTGGCGCGGTCGATGGCGCTCTCGTGCGCGGGCTGCCACCAGCTCAGCAACGGAGCCAACCTGGGTGGCGGCATCACCTGGCCGCTCTCCCTGCGCTTCGTCCACATCTCCGAGCAGACCGACCCGGGGCCGGACGGTCCGCGCCACCGCATCTCCCCGGCGCTCAACACCGTGTTCATCCCGCACCGCAAGGCCGTGCTCGAGACGTTCCTCAACGCCTCGTGCGGAGATGCCGTGTGCGACGCCTGGGAGACCGCGAGCGTCTGCGGCGCGGACTGCCCGTAGCGCGCCGGCTTCTCAGCGCGTACCTTGCGCGCCCATGTCCTCCCTCACCGCCATTGGTTTCGACGCCGACGACACGCTCTGGCAGAACGAGCAGTTCTACAGGATGACCGAGGCGCGCTTCGCATCCCTTCTGGCCGAGCATGCGGAGGCCAGCCACCTCTCGGCCAGGTTGTTGGAGGCCGAGAAGCGGAACCTTCAGCACTACGGGTTCGGCATCAAGGGCTTCACGCTCTCCATGATCGAGACCGCCATCGAGGTGACCGAGGGCCGGGTCCCCGCCTCCGTCATCCGGCAGATCCTCGAGGCGGGCCGTGAGATGCTCAGCCATCCGGTCGAGACGCTGCCCCATGTCCGGGAGACGCTCGAACGCGTGGCGGGTACCTACCGGATCATCCTGATCACCAAGGGAGATCTCTTCGATCAGGAGCGCAAGCTCGCCCAGTCCGGGCTCGGTGAGCTGTTCGATGCGGTCGAGATCGTCAGTGACAAGACCACGTCCACCTACGAACGCATCTTCACCCGCCACGGCGATGGGCCAGCCCGGAGCATGATGGTCGGCAACTCCCTCAAATCCGACGTCGTGCCGGCGATCAAGGCGGGAAGCTGGGGTGTCTACATTCCACAGCCCCAGCCGTGGGCGCTCGAGCACAGCGAGGCCCCCGTGGGGGAGCCTCGCTTCAAGCAACTGGTCCACCTGGGCGAGCTCATCGAGCTGCTCGAGCAGATCGACTGAGGGCTCAGCCACAGGTCTCGGTTTCCAGCCGCACCCGTACCGTCTGGGTCCACCAGGGGGAGAGCAGGCCTGGCTTGCACTGCCAGTAGGGACCATTCTGCACGCACGACAAGGCGCACGGTCCGAGCGGCATCAGGCCGCAGAGCAGCGAGTCGTCGCAGATGCGCTCTCCGAGCAGGGGTAGCCCCAGCAGGCCACACGACTGGGGCAGCAGGCTCTCCCAGCAGACGTACACATTGAAGGCGGGCAAAATCCCCAGCAGCGGGACATCGGACGAGAACAGGTCGCCAAAGACGGTCGACTCCGCGATGGGGTACTGCGGAGTAAAGGTGGAGCTCTGGGCGATTGCCGAGTGGGGACCTTCGAGGAGGATGGGGACGGACGTGCCGGAGTAGTTCAGCCGCTGGACCATGCAGGCCGTCACGTACCGGCGTCCGTCGACGTTCAGGGCAGCCTCCCGCCACGAGGGGGCAAGCCCCCACCAGCCCGTGTAGAGCTCGCCCGTCACGGGATCGCTCACGGATTGATCGGTGGTGAGGGCGCACTCGACGGCGGAGCGAAGAACCTCCCGGCAGTCCTGGGAGATCTGGCTGAGAGGAAAGCTCGAGAGGAATCCGTTTCCTTGATCGAGCGCTGCGGCTCCCAGGGTCCTGAGGGCTTGTTGGGAGCCATGGGCCCAGAAGCAGGAGGGACGCGTGCCATTGGCGCCGTTGGGTGGGGGGCGCTCCTCATCGAGCAGCGGCTGCTCGCGGACATCGAGGGGACTGCCCTGCTCGAAGTCCTCCTCCACGGGGCCGCACGCCGAGAGGGAAGCCACGAGGGAAGCAAGGAGGAGGAAGCGTACGCGCCAGGTCACCATGGGAACCCCTGAACTCTGGATTCAACGTGGGTGCGAGAGAACGACCTCGCATCAACATTCTCACGGTGTTCTGGAAAGTTTGGTTTTACCCTGAGGTCTAGGAGGAGTGGAGACCAACTAACGAACCAGCGCATCGAGCTCTTGCATGACGCTCGCGGTCTCCCGGGTCAGGCGTGGGTGTTGTTGGAGCGCTGTCTGGAAGGCTTTCCTGGCGCGTAGCCCATCGTTGGTACGTGCCTGATGCTCGCGGTCCGTGCGCGCCCGCGCGAGGTAGAGCCGCCCCTGAGCGAGCAGGGCCTCCAGGTTGCGAGGGTTCTTGGAGAGCGCCTCGTCCACCTGGGTGAGGCCGGCGCGAATGTCCTCCGCGGTGTCACGGCCTCGCTGCGCGAGCCACGCCGCGCGCTCGGCATGGAGCTCGGCGGTCAGTTGATGGGGCTCGGAATCATTGCTCGGACGGGAGAGCAGGGGACGCAAGTACCCAAAGGCCGTCTCGAAGCGCTCTTCTCGGAGATCCTTGCGCCGCGTGTCCGCGCGAATGGCCGTGAGCTCGATCTTCGCCAGGAGCAGGGACAGGGACGGACTCATCCGAGTGCTCAGCGCGGCCAGCTTCCGTGCCGCGGTCCGTGCCTTCTCCAGGGGGGATGCCGGGTCCAGCCCCTCGCGCCGAGCGTGCTCGGCTTCGAGCAGGTGGCACCGGACCCACTCCTTGAGCAACCAGGAGTTGTTCGGGGCCACACCCTCGGCCGCGCGGATCGCCTCGACCGCTGCCGCGAGCGATGGGCGCGGATCCCTCCCGTGGGCGAACTCGCGCAATCCTCGGAGCCGCTGCTCGCGCGCCTTCCAGAAGACGACGAGCCAGGGGCTGGAGTTCGTCTGCTCGAACTGGGACACCGCCTGGGACAAGGCCTGGAGCGCCTCGTGCGCATCCTGTCCCTGAGCCAGCTGGGACTCGAGCCGCACCGCCAACGCCTCCAGCCGGCGGCCCGCGGAGAGCGAGAACCTGGGGTCCAGCGCCATGGCGCGTTCGTACTGCCGGATCGCGTTCTCCAACAATGGCGCGGCCTCCCGTCCACCCGCCAGTTCCCGCTTGGCCTCCTCGAGGTACACGTCCCCCAGCTCGTTCACCGCCCAGGTGAAGCCCGGATCCAACGCGAGGACCCGCTGGTACCCTGCGATGGCCGTCTGCATGGACGCATCCCGGCCAAGGTCGTGCAGGAGCCTCGCGCGCAGGTAGAGGGCCTGGGCCACCGCGTAGTGGGCCATGACGTCTCGGGGACGTGCCCGTACACCCTGCTCGGCGGCCGCGAGCGCCTCCTCCACGGCGGGGATCGTGCCCTCCGACACGTTGTTTCCCAGGACATGGACGCTCGCGAGGAGCACGAGCGCGCGCTGGACCAGGGCCCTGCCGTCCGTCGAAGTCGAGAGCACCGCGCGATCGCACGCTGCCCGGGCGGCCTCGAATGGGGGGCCAGTCGGCAAGCCCTGCGCCGAGGCTGCCCATCCCAGCTTCTCCCAGAGCTCGCACTCGGCCCGGTGTACGTCCGGATCGCTGCTGCCCATCTCCGCCGCCACGCGGTAGGCCTCGGCCGCGCGCTCGAAGTAGCCCCTCATCTTTCCGTAGTCGAACGCCGCGTCATGCCTGTACTTGCTGCCCTCCGCGTACAGCGCGTCCCCTTCGAGCTTCTTCGGCTCGTACATCCACGGCGCCTTGGCGAACGCGGCCTTCGCCTTGAGGATGGCCTCCTCGTTCTTTCCTTCGTAGAGCGCGATCAGCCCCTCCGCGTACTCGGGCACCTCGAGCCTCAGCCCCACGGCGGCGCGCAGGTGCAGGAGTGCCGGCTCGCGGATCTCCTTGTCGAGCTGCGCGATTCGCCTCTGGCGCTCCTCTTCGGGGGTGATGCGCCGAGTGTCCTCCAGGGCTCGCCGGAAGAGCTCTCCCAAGGCCCGCCCCAGCGCATAGTCGAGATCCGGTGGCGAGTACCCCGCGGCGAGTGCCCGTTCCAGGTGCTCGCGGGCCTGCTCGGGGTCTCCCAGCGCGAGCTGTCCCAGCCCGAGCGCATAGTGGCCTGGGCCCGCTCCGGCTTCGCCCGCCGCCGTCATCCGCTGCTGGATCTCCCCGAGCCTGACGCGCACCACGTCCCGCTCCCGTTCCACGTCGTGGAGGGGCAGCCCGTACGCCGTGCGCAGGAACAGCTCCGCCTCCTTCACGCTCTCGCCCAGCTCCCGGGCCAGCCGCGCCTGCTCCGCCGCGTGGCGCTGAGCCCCCACCCAGACGCTCCCCAGGCCGAGCGCTCCCAGCACCAGGGTCGCCACGAATGCCGTGAGCAGCTTGTGCTTGCGTGCCTTCTTCCAGAGGACATACCCCCAGGAGGCCCGCTTCGCTTGAATGGGCTCGCCGTCCAGGACGCGCTGCAGCTCCTCCGCGAGCGCCCGCGCCGAGTCGTAACGGCGCGCCCGGTCGCGCTCCAGGCACTTCATCACGACCGTCTCGAGATCCTGGGGGACCTCCGGCTTCACCTCTCGGAGCGGCGGTGGGTCTTCGAGCATCATCATCAAGAGCAGCTTCCAGGGCTGCTCCGAGACGAAAGGCGGCCGCCCGGCGATGACGTCGTACAGCGTGGCCCCCAGCGAATACACGTCGGAGCGGCGGTCCAGCTCATGCACATCCCCGTTGGCCTGCTCGGGGGACATGTACGCGGGCGTACCGAGGACTTCCCCCGTCTGGGTCTGCCCAGGGTCCTCGACCTGGCGTGCCAGCCCGAAGTCCACGACGTACGGCTTCCACGTCCCGTCCTCGCGCCGCTCGACGAGGATGTTCCCGGGCTTGAGGTCCCGGTGGATCATCCCCAGCCGGTGCGCCTCGTGGACGGCGGCGGCGACCTCCTGGAGCAGCTTCACCTGCTGCTCGAGCGTCAGCTGGCCGCTCATACGGGACAGCGGCTCGCCATCGATGAACTGCATGACGATGTACGGCTCGCCGTCGGCCTGCCCGGCCTCGTACACCCGGCACACGTGCTCGTGTTGGATACGCGCCTGCGCACGAGCCTCCGCGATGAACCGTTGCGAGAGGGAGGGCGCGTCGCTCTTCAGAAGCTTCAGCGCGATGGTGCGCCCGAGACGCGGATCCACCGCCCGATAGACGGTCCCCATGGCGCCTTCGCCGGCGACCTGGATGTCCTCGTACCGCTGGACCAGGGAGGGAGGGATTCTCCTGCGCGAAGGAGATGACGGCTCGGAGGTTCTACCCTGAAGAGTCAAGGCAACCGAGTGACTGCCTTGGCTGTCCTCCGTTGGCATGGGAGACCTCGACGCCCCTCACATGCCGACATGATGGCATATTCATGGGATCCTGGAACCTGCCCTCAGGTCAGAGTCTCCAGCGCGTCCTCGATGGCCACGAGCCCGACGGAAGGCGTGTTTCTCAATGGTTGGGAGCGTGGCAGTGATTGCTTCTCCTGCCCTACGGAAAGTGCTGAGGTGCCGCGCGATGACTTCTTCGACCGATCGCCGTCGCCCAGCCCTGCTCGTGCTAGCGTATCTCGCCTTCGTCAGCCTCGGGTTGCCCGACAGCATTCTGGGTGTTGCCTGGCCGTCGCTGCGTGAATCGTTCGCGCTTCCTCAGGCCTTGCTGGGCGCACCGCTGGCATCGGCTGCCACCACCTATTTTCTCTCTGGCCTGTTGGCGGGCCGGCTCATGCGGGCGATGGGGGTCGGAGGGCTCCTGGCGGGGAGCACCTTGCTCGTCACCCTCGGCGTCTCCGGCTATGCCTCGGCGCCGATCTTCATCGTCTTCCTGATCGCCGCGTGCATCGTGGGCTTCGGGTCGGGAGCGATCGACTCGGGGCTCAACTCGTACGCCGCTCACCACTTCGGGGCGCGCCACATGACCTGGCTGCATGCCGCGTACAGCGCGGGCGCGGCGCTGGGGCCCGTGATCATGACGGCGATGCTCGCGCGCGGAGCGGGGTGGCGGGCGGGCTACACCGTCATCGGTGTGGCGCTGGGGCTGCTGGCGGTTGCCTTTGTCGTGACCCGCCGACAGTGGAGCAATGGGCAGACGAGCGCTCCAGTGGCCGACTCACACGGGGCCGCCAGTGTGGAGCCTGCCCAGGAGGCTCCGAGCGCGAGCAGCGGATGGTCGGTGCTGCGCAGCTCCCGGGTGTGGCTGCAGATCGTCCTCTTCTTCGTGTACACGGGAGTCGAGGTCACGGCGGGCCAGTGGAGCTACACGGTCCTCGTCGAGGCGCGTGGCGTGGACCCCACCACGGCCGGAGCGTGGGTCAGCTTCTACTGGGCCAGTCTTCTGGCCGGACGCGTCGTGCTTGGCTTCATCGTCGAGCGGGTGGGCACCGTCCGGCTGCTCAGGTTCGGCACGGTGGTGGCGGTCATGGGCGCCCTCCTCTTCGCCGCGCCGGGGCTCCCGGTCTGGGTGGGCGCAATCGGGTTGGGGGTGCTGGGCTTCGCGCTCGCTCCCATCTTCCCAGGCCTCATGGCCGAGACGCCGCGTCGGGTGGGCGCGACAGCGGCTCCTCACGCCGTGGGTTTCCAGGTAAGCGCCGGAACCGCGGGCGTCGCGGTCGTCCCAAGCGTCGCCGGCCTCCTGGGCGAGAAGCTTGGCCTGGTGGCCATCGCGCCATGGATTGCCGTTTGCGCGGTTCTTCTGCTTTTGCTCCATGAGGGGCTCATCGCCAAGGCCGATCGCGGCCCGCCTACAGAATGAGCCCAATTTTTCAAAGCAAGTATTATCAGCTCATGAATGGCCAATAAGGTTGTCTATTATTTCTCCCGAAGATTAGACTTATTTCGTCTCATCGACGGGAGGCCTCATCATGAGCAGTGTTCTCGCGACGCGGCAGTCGACTCTCACCCGCTGGACGCTTGTAAGTCTTGCACTCATTGTCAGTGCTTGTGGCCAGACAGACGACTCACAAGGGCTTTCCCAGAGCAAGGCAAGGCTGGATGACCCTTGCACCGTGACAGAGACTAGCCCGAATCCCACGTTGAGCCTGCCAGATCCGGCTTCCATACAAATCCAGTGCGGTGACGCGTGGGTCCCTCCTGTCGTCACGGCTGTCGATGGATGCGGTCAACCGCTCCCGGTGCATCAATACAACACCGGAGATGATGATGGTGACGGGGTGCCTGGCATCAGTGATCTCGACGACTTTGGCCCGGGCCCCGATACCTCTACGCCGGGGCTCTATTACGTGCAGTACCTCGCGTGGGACAACAATTACAATATCGCGAGTTCCATTGTGTCGGTGACAGTGTTGCCCCCCTGTCCCTGAGACGTGCCGGGGCTTTGGCTCCGAACCCTCTCCCTCAGCGCGAATCCGTGACCTGAGCCGACGCTTCCGTGCGTTGCGCGGCCCGGGCGAAACGCTCGGCCAGGCGGCGAAGGTGGTCCACGAGCTCCTTCGGCTCGTGGACCTCGAAGTCGAACCCCATGAATCCGAGGTGGAACGCGAGCGCTTCGAGCGTCTCGCCACCGGTGTGGACCATGCAGCGGTCCTGATCCAACGCTTCGATACGTCCCGCGACTCCAGACAGTTGCGCCGAGACAACCTGCGCGGAGGCATACACCGTCGCTCGCGCGCGGAAGCGATAGGCGTCCGTCGAGACGGACTGAGACACATATGCAGCCACGTCTTCGGAGGGCAGAGGGCGTGGCTTGAAGCGGCGCCCGGTGCTCGGCTTGGCGCCGATGCGATCGACGCGGAATGTCCGCCATGCCTCGCGTTCGAGATCATACGCCAGCAGGTACCACCGGGAGCGGGTATGTACGAGCCGGTAGGGCTCGACGAGCCGCTCGCTCGCGGAGCCCTCGCGGCTGCTGTACTCGAAGCGCAGGAGCTCGGAGTCCCGGCACGCGTTCGCCATCACCGCCAGCAGCTCCGCGTCGAAGGAGGGACCGGCGTCACCCAGTCGTACGCTCACGGCATTCAGCGCGCTCACCCGGCGCCGGAGCCGCTTCGGGAGCACCTGCTCCAGCTTTCCGAGCGCGCGAACCGAGGCCTCCTCCAGCCCTTTGATCGGTCCGGTCGCGGCGACCCGCAGCCCCACCGCGACGGCGACCGCCTCCTCGTCCTCGAGCGGAAGCGGGGGCAGCTCCTTGCCGGCGCCCAGCTGGTACCCGCCGCCGATGCCCGCGGCCGCATGCACCGGGTACCCGAGGCTCCGCAGCCTGTCCACGTCGCGGCGGACGCTGCGCTCGGTGACTCCGAGCTCGCGCGCCAGCTCTCCACCCGCCCAGAAGCGCCGGGATTGCAGCAGCGCCAGCAACTTCAACAGGCGCGCGGAGGTCTGGACCACGTGCGGCTCCTCTCACTGCGGGCGGGTTTTGTCCGCACCCCTTCCTAACCGTTTCTCTTCACTCGGGCGAGTCCCCGAGACGGGCATCTCCTCCACGATGCGAGCGATGCGCGAGCGCAGGAAGCGGCAGGCCTCGTCGTCGTCGACGGCCGCGGGCCAGAGAAGCTCCATGGGGGCGCCGCCGAGCTCGAAGGGGAGGGGAGCGGTGCGCAGGTGCGGACGGACAGCGAGGATCTGCTGTGCGACGAGCAGGGGGACGGTCGCCAGGAGCGCGGAGCCATCGATGATCGCGCCGAGGTTGGCGAAGCTCGACACGGAGCAGCGGACGCGACGCGACTTCTGAAGGGCGTCCTCGACGACGCCGCGGAGATCGCCGTTGTACGAGACGATGACGTGCTCGTGGGCGAAGTAGTCGGACTCGCGGATGGTTCGCTTGAGGCGAGCGTGTCGCGGGTCGAAGAGGCAGACGAAGCCGCCCCAGTAGAGCGTCTGGCGGTGGATGCTGGCGGGGAGCTCGTCGGCGACGGTGATCGCGGCGTCGATGGACGCGGAGGCGAGCACGGCGGCGACGTTTCGGAACTGAACCGGCAGGGAGATGACGCGCATGCGGGGGGCTTCCCGCTCGAGCACGCGCAGCAGCGGCGGCAGGAGCCAGACCTCGGTGGCGTCGGAGAGCCCGAGGCGGAGCGTGCGGTCGCTGGTGCGAGGATCGAAGCTGGGCGGCGCGAGGGCCGCGTCGACGAGGGACTGCAGGTGCGGGTGGATGCTCGCCAGCAGGCGCTCGCCGCGGGCGGTCAACACGAGCCCCCGGCCCTGGCGGACGAAGAGGGGCGCGCCGACGGCGGTGGTGAGTCGGCGCAGTGCCGCGCTCACGGCGGGCTGGGTGAGGTAGAGGCGCGACGCCGCCTGGGTGACGCTGCGGTTCTCGGCGACGACAGCGAACACCCGGAGCAGGTTGAGGTCGAGGGTGCGTCCATAAATGTCAGGCATGAATAGAATCCATCCTATTCACTGGTTTGATGCGATGCACGCTCGTACTTTGCAGCCATGACAAGAACACTTGCGCTGGGCTGCATGGGCATGTCGGGCATGTACGGAGATTCCGACGAGAACGAGAGCATCGCGACGATTCACGCCGCGCTGGATCGAGGCATCACGCTCCTCGACACGGGTGACTTCTATGGGCAGGGGCACAACGAGCTGCTGATTGGCCGCGCGCTGCGCGACCGTCGCGGCAAGGCGCAGCTGTCGGTGAAGTTCGGCGCGCAGCGGGCCCCGGGTGGCGCGTTCATCGGCGTCGACGCGCGCCCCGCCTCCGTGAAGAACTTCCTCGCCTACAGCCTGACGCGGCTCGGAGTGGATTACGTGGACATCTACCGCCCCGCGCGACTGGACCCCACGGTGCCCATCGAGGACACGATTGGCGCGATCGCCGAGCTGGTGAAGGCGGGCTACGTGCGCAAGATCGGGCTGTCGGAGGTGGGGCCGGAGACGATCCGCCGGGCGAACGCGGTGCATCCGATCGTCGATCTGCAGATCGAGTACTCGCTTATCAGCCGTGGCCCGGAGGAGAAGATCTTCCCGGTTCTCGAGGAGCTCGGCATCGGGGTCACCGCGTATGGGGTGCTGTCGCGCGGGTTGCTCACGGGCGCGAAGCCGACGGCTCCCAATGACTTCCGCGCGCACCTGCCGCGCTTCACCGGCGAGAACCGCGAGCGCAACCAGCAGCTCATCGATGTGCTCCAGCGGCTCGCCGCCGATAAGGGCGTGCGTCCCGCTCAGCTCGCGATCGCCTGGGTGCTCGCGAAGGGCGAGCGCATCATCCCCGTGATTGGCGCTCGCAAGCGCAGCCAGCTCGAGGAGTCGCTCGGCGCGCTCGCGATCCAGCTGTCACCCGAGGAGGTCGCGCGGATCGAACAGGCGCTGCCGGCGTCGCAGGTAGCGGGCACGCGCTACCAGGCGCAGCAGATGGCGCACCTCGACAGCGAGCACTAGGCGGCGAGAAACATTTTGGCGATGGGGCCAGGCTCTCAAAAAGCTACGGCCCCAGTCGCCCGGGGCCTTGAACCCGATTAGCTGGGATATTTAAAAATAATCGACCAGTATGTTTTGGAGGTAAAAACATTTTTATCGGATTCTAAGAAATCGGGTAATCCGTCACCTGGAGCATCGTTTTCCCCTTTCCCCTGGTGACAGATGAAGAAGCGAGTCCTGTCCATCGCGGTGTTGACGCTGGTAGCCACCAGCGCCACGGCCGCGGACCGTATGCACCCCGCGGACCTGCGCCGTATCCAGAAGGCGCGCGAGCGCCTTGTCCCCGCCGTCGAGAAGGAGTTCGGGCCCAAGGCCAAGTTCACCCATCTGTTCGGTCAGGGCCGCGGCATGCTGGCGGGCGTCATCGCTGAAATCCCGGCGGAGCCCCTGGCGACCGATGACCTGCCGCTGCTGGCCATCGTCCAGTACGACGAGACGACCGGCGCGGTGCGCGTGGTGGATCGTCAGTTCAAGTACCGCGAGGCGCGCTCGGTGGGGCCGAGCGTGGCGCTGCTGGATGGCGAGGGCACGCTGCGCCTTCGCGAGTCCAACGGCCGCGAGCGGGTGCTGGCCCGGGGCGTAGGGGGCGATCTCTTCCCGACCGCGAAGGGTGACGCCGTGCTGGCCACGATGCAGGCCACCGGCAATCAGGCCCATGAGACGTCCGTGGCCATCATCGACATGAAGGGCAACGTGAAGGTGCTGGCGGATGGGCCCGGAGTGGACGCGACGCCCACGATCTCGCCGGATGGCAAGACGGTGGTCTACGTGTCGGGCCGCACCTCCGTGGCTTCGTTCTACGTCACGACGGTGGAGGGTGAAGAGCCCAAGCAGATCACGAATGTCGGGCTGGAGAACTGGATGCTGTTCGAAGGTGTTCCGGCGAGCTTCGTCCCCCCGCCCGTCTCCAGTCACCACATGGAGTGGGTGAGCGAGGACGTGCTTCGCTACAACGCCGGCGGCGGCGAGTTCTGGAAGATCAACGTGCGGACGGGCCAGGCGGCTCCGGATCTCGGAGGTGGGCTGTGATGAACACGGTGAAGAAGCTCGCATTCACGCTGGCCTTCGCGCTGCTGGTCCTGCCGACGGTCGCCTCGGCGCAGACGTACTTCCGCTTTCCCATCTCGATGCTGGCGGACCAGTGTGGCAACGGTGGCTGCACGGTGAGCGCGTACAAGGACTACGGTGGTAGGGATTACGCGTGTGGCGGCGTGCGCTACAGCGGCCACACGGGCACGGACTACGCCTTGGTCGGCGGGTTCGGAAAGATGGACTACGGCGTATGGGTCATGAACGCCGCCCGGGGCTACATCGAGGCCTCGGTGGATGGGTACTACGACCGATGCAACTACTGGGACCAGAACAATCCCTACGCCGCCTGCGGCCTCTACACGGCCAACTACATCATCATGCGGCACCCGGATAACACCCAGACCAAGTACTGGCACCTGAAGAAGTACACGCAGCAGTTCGCTCGGGGCACCTCGCTCAGCTGCGCGTACTGGATTGCGCAGGTGGGTTCGTCCGGAGCCTCCACCGGCCCGCACCTGCACTTCGAGTACTGGGTTCCGGGCTACGGCACGGATGACCCGTACGGGGGCTCTTGCGGAACTCCCTTCACGCGGTGGACCTCACAGGGGGCGTACCGGGGCCTGCCCGGAATCGCCTGTCAGTAGCAGCGTCCAACCACGGCTTGAGGTAGCGTGGCACGAATGGATTCGCAGCCCCTCGCGGCGGAGCAGCAGGCCTGGTTGGCTGAAAACCTCACGCGAGGGGTTCCCCCGGCGCTCCTGACGGAGCGCCTGGTTCGGGAGGGCGTGGAGTCCGAGACGGCGCGGGCCGCGGTGGAAGCGGCCCGTCGTCACCCGGCGGTGGTGGCGGCGACGCGCGTTACCCAGCGGCAGGGTGAACTTCGGGCGCTGTTCGAGACGTATTCCGTGCTGCACCGTCAGTCCGGGTGGCACCAGCGCCTGGAGCGCCGGGCGGACCTCTCCGCGAGCGAGTTCTTCGAGCGCTACTACTACGCACACCGGCCCGTCATCCTCCAGGGGTTGATGAAGGACTGGCCCGCGATGGAGAGCTGGCGCCCGGAGCGCCTGGCCGAGCGTTTTGGGGATGTCCAGGTGGAGGTGATGGCCGGCCGGGAGAGTGACCCGGTCCATGACATCGCCCCCGAGCGCTTCCGCTCGGTGATGAGCCTGAGAGACTTCATCCAGCGGCTGCGGAGCGGCGGCCCCACCAACGACCTCTATCTCACCGCGCGCAACTTCGCCCTGGAGCGGCCGGAGCTGCGCGGCATGTTCGACGATCTCCGCCCGCTGGAAGGGTTCCTACGCCCGGTCCGCGACCGGACCGTGAAGCTTTGGGTGGGCCCCGCGGGGACCCTCACCTCGCTGCACCACGATCTGTCCAACATCCTCTTCGCGCAGGTTCACGGGCGGAAGCACTTCAAGCTCATCCCGTCCTTCGAACTCCACTGTCTCTACAATCACCACGGCGTCTGGAGCGAGGTGGACGCCACACGCCCGGACCTCGAGCGGTTCCCCGCGTACCGCGATGTGGATGTGGTGGAGGCCGTGCTCGAGCCGGGAGAGCTGCTCTTCATCCCGGTGGGCTGGTGGCACTGGGTCCACGCTCTCGATGTGAGCGTGTCGGTGTCGTTCCAGACGTTCGAGGTTCCAGGGGGCAACACGCCCTGGCGACTGCTGTGACTTCGCGACCCCTCAGCGCGCGAGCGGCGGCTTGGAGGGCGGAGCGGTCGGCTTGCGCCGGGTGCGCTCGAAGGTCTCTTCGCCGGGGTTCGGTGGAGGGTCCGGGACGATGAACGGATTCGGGACGATGGCCCAGCTGTTCCTGCCCTGCTTCGACGACGAATCACCGTTGCTCGACATGAAGTCCTCGCTTCGAGAGCCGCTCCTCCTCTTATCATACCCGCGCCATGACGGATGAGCGCCAGGCTTCTTCCGCGCCTCCGGTGCGAGAGTGGATCGCCGAGAACCTCGCCCAGGGCGTCTCCCAGGAGGCGCTGTTCTCCTCGCTGCTCC
Above is a genomic segment from Hyalangium ruber containing:
- a CDS encoding M23 family metallopeptidase, with amino-acid sequence MNTVKKLAFTLAFALLVLPTVASAQTYFRFPISMLADQCGNGGCTVSAYKDYGGRDYACGGVRYSGHTGTDYALVGGFGKMDYGVWVMNAARGYIEASVDGYYDRCNYWDQNNPYAACGLYTANYIIMRHPDNTQTKYWHLKKYTQQFARGTSLSCAYWIAQVGSSGASTGPHLHFEYWVPGYGTDDPYGGSCGTPFTRWTSQGAYRGLPGIACQ
- a CDS encoding aldo/keto reductase; this encodes MTRTLALGCMGMSGMYGDSDENESIATIHAALDRGITLLDTGDFYGQGHNELLIGRALRDRRGKAQLSVKFGAQRAPGGAFIGVDARPASVKNFLAYSLTRLGVDYVDIYRPARLDPTVPIEDTIGAIAELVKAGYVRKIGLSEVGPETIRRANAVHPIVDLQIEYSLISRGPEEKIFPVLEELGIGVTAYGVLSRGLLTGAKPTAPNDFRAHLPRFTGENRERNQQLIDVLQRLAADKGVRPAQLAIAWVLAKGERIIPVIGARKRSQLEESLGALAIQLSPEEVARIEQALPASQVAGTRYQAQQMAHLDSEH
- a CDS encoding TolB family protein: MKKRVLSIAVLTLVATSATAADRMHPADLRRIQKARERLVPAVEKEFGPKAKFTHLFGQGRGMLAGVIAEIPAEPLATDDLPLLAIVQYDETTGAVRVVDRQFKYREARSVGPSVALLDGEGTLRLRESNGRERVLARGVGGDLFPTAKGDAVLATMQATGNQAHETSVAIIDMKGNVKVLADGPGVDATPTISPDGKTVVYVSGRTSVASFYVTTVEGEEPKQITNVGLENWMLFEGVPASFVPPPVSSHHMEWVSEDVLRYNAGGGEFWKINVRTGQAAPDLGGGL
- a CDS encoding cupin-like domain-containing protein yields the protein MDSQPLAAEQQAWLAENLTRGVPPALLTERLVREGVESETARAAVEAARRHPAVVAATRVTQRQGELRALFETYSVLHRQSGWHQRLERRADLSASEFFERYYYAHRPVILQGLMKDWPAMESWRPERLAERFGDVQVEVMAGRESDPVHDIAPERFRSVMSLRDFIQRLRSGGPTNDLYLTARNFALERPELRGMFDDLRPLEGFLRPVRDRTVKLWVGPAGTLTSLHHDLSNILFAQVHGRKHFKLIPSFELHCLYNHHGVWSEVDATRPDLERFPAYRDVDVVEAVLEPGELLFIPVGWWHWVHALDVSVSVSFQTFEVPGGNTPWRLL